The Bdellovibrionota bacterium genome includes a region encoding these proteins:
- a CDS encoding glycosyltransferase family 10: MKTILFHPPSPLHSGMFGSDEEIKDKENELYAPWYYLRARLHEKGYVATTTYKANFDLKSAHRIVFMNMPDELRSPSHRFRLNLQRIKAMVKNSTIIPKLYKKILRDGFQEKLALMIWEPSVVVPENDREDLHKLFPRVFTWNDRFLKKNSIYKQVRWPQPYKISPLSPGKSFNDRKLLVNFSGNKTSNQPRELYSERKTVIEYMRDNLPESFDHYGPGWEGYPQWKGVVDSKFDIYPDYRFGLCYENLLGEPGYITEKIFDCLRAGCVPIYWGDPNIEKVIPPQTYVDRRKYSSTPELIQALINMNESEWNKYIEAGKEYLKSDAFKKFLPEEFARLVIQGLDLEN, translated from the coding sequence ATGAAAACTATTCTTTTTCACCCTCCATCGCCTTTGCATAGTGGTATGTTTGGAAGCGATGAGGAAATTAAAGATAAAGAGAATGAGCTGTATGCTCCTTGGTACTATTTGCGTGCCCGCCTCCATGAGAAAGGGTATGTAGCCACAACAACTTACAAAGCTAATTTTGATTTAAAAAGCGCACATAGAATTGTTTTTATGAACATGCCTGATGAATTGCGCTCACCATCTCACCGCTTCAGATTAAATCTTCAGCGCATTAAGGCCATGGTGAAAAATTCTACTATAATTCCAAAGTTGTATAAAAAAATACTACGTGATGGGTTTCAGGAAAAACTAGCCCTGATGATATGGGAACCTTCTGTAGTGGTACCTGAAAATGACCGAGAAGACTTGCATAAACTATTCCCAAGAGTTTTCACTTGGAATGATCGATTTTTGAAAAAAAATTCTATCTACAAACAAGTGCGTTGGCCGCAACCTTACAAAATTTCTCCTTTATCTCCTGGTAAATCTTTTAACGATAGAAAATTACTAGTTAATTTTTCAGGAAATAAAACTTCAAATCAACCTCGAGAACTTTACTCTGAAAGAAAGACTGTAATCGAGTATATGAGAGACAACCTCCCTGAAAGCTTTGACCACTATGGCCCAGGCTGGGAAGGCTATCCACAATGGAAAGGGGTCGTCGACTCCAAGTTTGATATATATCCTGATTACCGTTTTGGACTTTGTTATGAAAATCTATTGGGCGAGCCCGGCTATATCACAGAAAAAATATTTGATTGCCTAAGAGCTGGCTGTGTTCCTATATATTGGGGTGATCCAAATATAGAAAAGGTAATTCCTCCGCAAACATACGTGGATCGCAGAAAATATTCTTCTACTCCAGAACTCATTCAAGCGCTAATCAACATGAATGAATCCGAATGGAATAAATATATTGAAGCAGGTAAAGAGTATTTAAAAAGTGATGCCTTTAAAAAATTTCTGCCTGAAGAGTTTGCTCGGTTAGTTATTCAAGGTCTTGATCTTGAAAATTGA
- a CDS encoding SDR family oxidoreductase has protein sequence MKIIVTGALGHIGSQLVREIPNSISNPEIIMIDNLATQRYSSLFNLESKKATYKFVELDVAKDDISSYIDKADALIHLAALTEPSKSAENPSLYEDLNFSMSSNVAKFCAKASVPMIFPSTCSVYSTKKSQIDETAGGEDLNAQSPYSRIKLKEEDFIKQLGREQNLKYSICRLGTISGTSAGMRFHTAVNSFCWNAVVKKPINVWETALHQKRPYLSLNDCVRAFTHIVEKKLFENQTYNIVNGNHTVDDIVQMIQLEIPDLKIEFTKSKIMNELSYEVNGDKFKKTNFEYKYPLNYSIKDTINIFRGLTGNPLS, from the coding sequence ATGAAAATTATAGTTACAGGCGCTTTAGGACATATTGGCTCGCAACTTGTAAGAGAGATTCCAAATAGTATTTCAAATCCTGAAATTATCATGATTGATAACCTAGCTACACAACGCTACTCATCGCTTTTTAATCTGGAATCAAAAAAGGCCACTTACAAATTTGTAGAGTTAGATGTGGCTAAAGATGATATTTCTTCGTACATTGATAAAGCAGATGCTCTAATACATCTAGCAGCACTCACTGAACCCTCTAAAAGCGCTGAGAATCCTAGTTTGTACGAAGACCTTAACTTTTCAATGTCATCTAACGTAGCGAAATTTTGCGCTAAGGCTTCTGTACCAATGATTTTTCCTTCAACGTGCAGTGTGTACTCCACTAAAAAGAGTCAAATCGATGAAACTGCTGGTGGCGAAGATCTCAATGCTCAAAGCCCTTATTCGAGAATTAAACTTAAAGAAGAAGATTTTATTAAGCAATTAGGTAGAGAACAAAATTTAAAATATTCGATTTGTCGTCTTGGAACTATTTCGGGCACATCTGCTGGAATGAGATTCCATACAGCAGTAAACAGCTTCTGCTGGAACGCCGTTGTTAAAAAGCCTATTAATGTTTGGGAAACAGCTCTTCATCAAAAAAGACCCTACTTATCATTGAACGATTGTGTTCGAGCTTTCACCCATATTGTAGAGAAGAAATTATTTGAAAACCAAACTTATAACATTGTTAATGGAAATCACACTGTCGATGACATTGTACAAATGATCCAGCTAGAGATACCAGATCTTAAAATTGAATTTACAAAATCGAAGATTATGAATGAGCTATCTTACGAAGTGAACGGTGATAAATTTAAAAAAACAAACTTCGAATATAAATATCCTCTAAATTACAGCATAAAGGATACAATCAACATCTTTAGAGGACTTACCGGAAATCCTCTGAGCTAA
- a CDS encoding DegT/DnrJ/EryC1/StrS family aminotransferase, with protein MKQIFAAGPSVTEVEVSYVMDALKNGWYENAYHYCEIFQKEFAAYHNRKYGIMTPNCTTALHLLLTALGVSDNDEVIVPDCTWVGSTAGISYLRAKTIFSDIDPVTWCIDVNSIRERITPKTKAIIAVDLFGNMPNFDELQRLADEKGLVLIEDAAEALGSTYKGVKAGKFGKASVFSFHRTKTICTGEGGMLLLDDDKLYERCMFLRDHGRKPSGKPYYNYEITYKYMPFNIQAALGYAQFKRIDELLKMKRHHLESYKNKLKDIPDITFNPEPEGGINGAWITGLVFGKSHDISKEIALEKLNAIKIPARPFFYPLSSLPAYDQQSAYETKNKIAYDISSRGINLPGAFNLTDDQIDYVCDGIKKLVDKKL; from the coding sequence ATGAAACAGATATTTGCTGCCGGCCCTTCCGTTACTGAAGTTGAAGTTTCTTATGTTATGGATGCATTGAAAAATGGCTGGTATGAAAATGCATATCACTATTGCGAAATTTTTCAAAAAGAGTTTGCAGCTTATCACAACCGTAAATACGGCATCATGACTCCAAACTGCACAACGGCGCTACACCTCTTGCTCACGGCACTTGGTGTTAGTGATAATGATGAAGTAATCGTACCTGACTGCACGTGGGTTGGAAGCACTGCTGGTATATCTTATCTTCGCGCTAAAACTATTTTTTCAGATATTGACCCGGTAACTTGGTGTATTGATGTTAACTCAATTCGTGAGCGCATCACACCTAAAACAAAGGCGATCATCGCAGTTGATCTATTTGGAAATATGCCTAATTTTGATGAATTACAAAGGCTTGCTGATGAAAAAGGACTCGTTCTGATTGAAGACGCAGCTGAGGCTTTAGGCTCAACTTATAAAGGTGTTAAAGCTGGAAAATTTGGTAAAGCGTCTGTGTTTAGCTTTCATCGCACTAAAACTATTTGTACTGGCGAAGGCGGCATGCTCCTGCTGGATGATGATAAATTATATGAAAGATGCATGTTCTTGCGTGATCACGGAAGAAAACCAAGCGGAAAACCTTACTACAATTATGAAATCACATATAAGTACATGCCTTTCAACATTCAAGCAGCACTCGGTTATGCTCAATTTAAACGAATTGATGAATTGCTAAAAATGAAGCGTCACCACTTAGAATCTTATAAGAATAAACTCAAAGACATTCCAGACATCACATTTAACCCGGAACCCGAAGGTGGCATAAACGGCGCATGGATTACTGGCCTAGTATTTGGAAAGAGTCATGACATCAGTAAAGAGATTGCACTAGAGAAACTCAATGCTATTAAAATACCAGCGCGACCATTTTTTTATCCTCTTTCGTCTCTTCCTGCTTACGATCAACAAAGTGCATATGAAACTAAAAACAAGATTGCATACGACATATCATCTCGCGGAATAAACCTGCCAGGTGCATTTAATTTGACTGATGATCAAATTGATTACGTGTGTGACGGTATAAAAAAATTGGTAGATAAAAAATTATGA
- a CDS encoding dTDP-4-dehydrorhamnose 3,5-epimerase family protein, which translates to MIDGIEFKELVTHGDERGFFRELIRTTDSFFKDVGFGQWSHSYMYNGVIKAWHYHNVQTDYWYVATGVLRIGLCDLRKDSKTYKQTMDLVVGENQRPQILKVPPGIAHGCKVVQGPVNLFYMMSHTYDPADEIRIPYDSPDIKFDWLRGPPIS; encoded by the coding sequence ATGATAGATGGAATAGAGTTTAAAGAATTAGTAACTCACGGTGATGAGCGCGGCTTTTTTAGAGAGCTTATCAGAACAACAGATTCTTTTTTCAAAGATGTCGGCTTTGGACAATGGAGCCATTCTTACATGTACAATGGAGTGATCAAGGCTTGGCACTATCATAATGTGCAGACAGACTACTGGTATGTTGCTACTGGAGTTTTGAGAATTGGTCTTTGCGATTTGAGAAAAGATTCAAAAACTTACAAGCAAACTATGGACTTAGTTGTGGGCGAAAATCAAAGGCCGCAGATCTTGAAAGTACCTCCGGGAATTGCACACGGGTGCAAAGTGGTTCAAGGACCCGTAAATCTATTTTATATGATGTCTCATACATATGACCCCGCTGATGAAATTCGAATTCCTTACGATTCGCCTGATATTAAGTTTGATTGGCTACGTGGTCCGCCAATCTCATGA
- a CDS encoding methyltransferase, TIGR04325 family → MDLNNKYIWEGTYKSFSECPGAGKGYEATSASQRYVDQLKKFLLDNSSLEKDIILKRHRDNHLPVLVATLQAQLSRPIRILDFGGGIGFTYAVLSQCLTDSANIDYTILDTEEVCKAGADVFKNNKNLKFVKSISEINVNTNYDVIHFGSSIHYVEKWKELISKLNGFSPKFFLFTDFLGGSFEDFVTTQNYYESKIPVWFFNLNNFKSFFKDIGYNFSFQSTYHPTIFGKEQDMPMDNFPEDQRLKNSVNILFCKKPENK, encoded by the coding sequence GTGGACTTAAATAACAAGTATATTTGGGAGGGCACTTATAAAAGTTTCTCAGAGTGTCCTGGAGCCGGAAAAGGTTATGAAGCAACTTCTGCTTCTCAAAGATACGTTGATCAATTAAAAAAATTTTTATTAGATAATTCATCTTTAGAAAAAGACATTATTCTTAAAAGACATCGCGACAACCATCTCCCTGTTTTAGTAGCAACGCTACAGGCTCAGCTATCTAGGCCCATCAGAATCTTAGATTTTGGAGGAGGCATAGGGTTTACATATGCTGTTCTCTCACAATGCCTAACTGATTCGGCAAACATTGATTATACTATTTTAGATACAGAAGAAGTTTGTAAGGCTGGCGCTGATGTGTTCAAAAATAATAAGAATTTAAAATTTGTAAAATCAATTTCAGAAATTAATGTAAATACAAATTACGACGTCATACACTTTGGATCGAGTATTCATTACGTAGAAAAATGGAAAGAGCTCATTTCAAAGCTCAATGGATTTTCTCCAAAATTTTTCTTGTTTACAGATTTTTTAGGCGGAAGCTTTGAGGATTTCGTAACTACTCAGAACTATTACGAATCAAAAATTCCTGTTTGGTTTTTTAATCTTAATAACTTCAAGTCTTTCTTCAAAGATATTGGGTACAACTTCTCTTTTCAATCCACTTATCACCCTACAATTTTTGGTAAAGAACAAGATATGCCAATGGATAACTTTCCAGAAGATCAGCGTTTAAAAAATTCTGTAAATATTCTTTTTTGTAAAAAACCGGAGAACAAATGA
- a CDS encoding class I SAM-dependent methyltransferase, whose product MKSFFILCALFFLVHDSAMAYLDPGSGNLIIQSVVAIVAGAFIALRSYRYKIIDFFKKNKPHTTSCRVCEKKLESFISFGNQPIANGFLSPDQFSKEYFFELSVGFCNECKMAQLISQPDAKMMFHENYAFFSSTSKYMEQHFATVADKLSDKVLPKEDPFVLEIGSNDGIFLQNFKNKNIRHLGVEPSANVAKCAMEKGINTTTEFFDKELAAQIVSKNGTADLIFSANVICHIPNINSIYQGVKKLLSPKGYFVYEDPYLGDIIQKTSYDQIYDEHVFFFSALSVSNLAQRNGLELVDVEHIETHGGSMRYFIAHAGAQKVSQAVKKQIEFEKNIGLENLETYIKFSKNVENSKEKLFSLLKKLKLDGKRVVGYAATSKSTTVTNYCNITPDLVEFISDTTPLKQNKFSPGVHIPVKSPDQFKSQYPDYALLFGWNHAKEIMEKEQDFVSKGGKWIVYVPEVKVI is encoded by the coding sequence ATGAAATCATTTTTTATCTTATGTGCGTTATTCTTTTTAGTTCACGATTCTGCAATGGCTTACTTAGATCCTGGCAGCGGAAATCTAATTATCCAATCTGTTGTAGCTATAGTCGCTGGAGCATTTATAGCTCTTAGATCTTATCGTTATAAAATCATAGATTTTTTTAAAAAGAACAAACCACATACGACTTCATGCAGAGTATGCGAAAAAAAATTAGAATCATTTATATCTTTTGGCAATCAACCCATCGCAAATGGATTTTTATCACCAGATCAGTTCTCAAAAGAATATTTTTTTGAATTGAGTGTTGGCTTTTGCAATGAATGTAAAATGGCACAATTGATCAGTCAGCCTGATGCAAAAATGATGTTTCACGAAAATTACGCTTTCTTCTCTTCAACTTCAAAATACATGGAACAACACTTTGCAACTGTAGCAGACAAATTATCAGACAAAGTTTTACCAAAAGAAGATCCGTTTGTTTTAGAAATTGGTAGTAATGACGGAATTTTTCTTCAAAATTTTAAAAATAAAAATATTCGCCATCTTGGAGTAGAACCTTCTGCCAATGTTGCAAAATGCGCAATGGAAAAAGGCATCAATACAACAACGGAGTTTTTCGATAAAGAATTGGCAGCTCAAATTGTATCTAAGAACGGTACCGCTGATTTAATATTTTCTGCTAATGTGATTTGTCACATTCCTAATATTAATTCCATCTACCAAGGTGTTAAAAAATTATTATCGCCTAAAGGCTACTTTGTCTATGAAGATCCGTACTTAGGAGATATTATTCAAAAAACTTCGTACGATCAAATTTATGATGAACACGTATTCTTCTTTTCTGCACTTTCAGTTTCAAACCTAGCTCAGCGTAATGGGCTAGAACTTGTTGATGTGGAGCACATCGAGACTCATGGTGGCTCGATGAGATATTTTATCGCTCATGCGGGAGCCCAAAAAGTTTCTCAAGCTGTGAAAAAACAAATTGAGTTTGAAAAAAATATTGGTCTTGAAAATCTAGAGACATATATTAAGTTTTCTAAGAATGTTGAAAACTCAAAAGAGAAACTTTTCTCTCTTCTTAAAAAACTTAAACTGGATGGAAAACGTGTTGTAGGTTACGCAGCTACTTCAAAAAGCACTACTGTAACTAACTATTGCAATATCACTCCGGACTTAGTTGAGTTTATTAGCGACACAACACCACTAAAGCAGAACAAGTTTAGTCCGGGAGTCCATATCCCTGTGAAATCTCCTGATCAATTTAAATCTCAATATCCAGATTACGCTTTGCTGTTCGGTTGGAATCATGCCAAAGAAATAATGGAAAAAGAACAAGACTTTGTTAGCAAAGGCGGCAAGTGGATTGTTTATGTTCCAGAGGTAAAGGTTATATAG
- a CDS encoding class I SAM-dependent methyltransferase encodes MKTKTAPSGNGGSVNKGLWNEFYEKNNAPLVPSSFAQECLKIIDKTGILFELGCGNGRDSIFFISNDIQVIGCDSSESAIKLINDNYKKHIGNESMFICDDFTALDNTKYKATLSTVYSRFTMHSVTDKAASSALSWAFSALKNEGLLLIEARSVKDKMYGVGQEVGRDAFINHHYRRFLRKEELLSELESLGFVIENVVESDNLAVYQNDNPVVVRVVARKK; translated from the coding sequence ATGAAAACTAAGACCGCACCAAGTGGAAACGGGGGATCTGTTAATAAAGGCCTATGGAATGAGTTTTATGAGAAAAACAACGCCCCACTTGTGCCCTCATCATTTGCTCAAGAATGTCTTAAAATCATTGATAAAACGGGAATATTATTTGAATTAGGCTGTGGAAATGGCAGAGATTCGATCTTTTTTATCAGTAATGATATTCAAGTTATAGGCTGTGACAGCTCAGAATCTGCTATTAAACTCATAAATGACAATTATAAGAAACATATCGGAAATGAAAGTATGTTCATATGCGATGATTTTACTGCGCTAGACAACACAAAATACAAAGCAACTCTATCAACTGTATATTCACGCTTCACAATGCACTCTGTAACAGATAAAGCAGCAAGCAGCGCACTTAGCTGGGCCTTTTCAGCCTTGAAAAATGAGGGACTCCTGCTTATCGAGGCTCGCTCTGTAAAAGATAAGATGTATGGTGTAGGACAAGAAGTGGGTAGAGATGCCTTTATAAATCACCACTACAGAAGATTTTTGCGTAAAGAAGAGCTTTTGTCTGAATTAGAATCTCTGGGCTTCGTTATTGAAAATGTAGTTGAGAGTGATAATTTGGCGGTATATCAAAATGACAACCCGGTGGTTGTTCGTGTTGTAGCTAGAAAAAAATAA
- a CDS encoding CDP-glycerol glycerophosphotransferase family protein, translating into MISLIKNFLTCSKNKTAFESLPSSFREIVFYAENVNDWPHIGPLIESLLKKGQNVSYLTSDKKDPRLDLENKNFKSFYIGEGSARTLLFLNLNAKVCVTTLPDLHCFAWKRSHFPVHYIYIFHSLVSTHMVYKKKAFDNYDTVFVSSKYHITEIRKNEDVYKLKRKNIFHHGYGRLDSLLKNKPENLSTFSGAQKLKIVFASTWGRGSIIENDPDFSLVKEVLNLGHDLSVRLHPMTTRRFPDLEKRLAKVFSEFKSLSIITDMNSKNDLYDSDVMIGDWSGAAYDYAFTLNRPVIFVNTPPKVNNPDYNELSIQPFEVSVREKIGKVLQIGEFEKLNGLLENLRSNYLTYQKNIKDVLESNVFNIGNSSEIGAEEIIKIKSL; encoded by the coding sequence ATGATTTCTTTAATAAAAAATTTTCTAACATGTTCCAAAAACAAAACTGCGTTTGAATCACTGCCCTCCTCTTTCAGAGAAATAGTTTTCTATGCTGAAAATGTCAATGATTGGCCGCACATTGGCCCCTTAATTGAATCTCTTTTAAAAAAAGGACAAAACGTAAGCTACTTAACATCCGATAAAAAAGATCCACGATTAGATTTAGAGAATAAAAATTTTAAATCCTTTTACATTGGCGAAGGATCGGCCAGAACTTTGCTTTTTTTAAACCTTAATGCAAAGGTCTGTGTAACTACTCTTCCAGACTTGCATTGTTTCGCGTGGAAGAGATCTCATTTTCCAGTTCATTACATCTATATTTTTCATAGTCTTGTTTCTACTCACATGGTTTATAAAAAGAAAGCATTTGATAATTACGATACAGTATTCGTCTCGAGCAAGTATCACATTACAGAAATCAGAAAAAATGAAGACGTGTATAAACTTAAACGAAAAAATATATTTCATCATGGGTATGGCAGGTTAGACTCTCTTTTAAAGAATAAACCAGAGAACCTTTCTACATTTAGTGGTGCTCAAAAACTGAAGATTGTTTTTGCATCTACTTGGGGACGCGGCTCTATCATCGAAAATGATCCAGATTTTTCGCTTGTAAAAGAAGTTTTAAATCTAGGACATGATCTCAGCGTTAGACTTCATCCGATGACAACACGAAGATTCCCTGATCTTGAAAAAAGGCTTGCAAAAGTATTTTCAGAATTTAAAAGTTTATCGATCATCACAGATATGAATAGCAAAAATGATTTATACGATTCTGACGTTATGATTGGAGACTGGTCTGGAGCCGCTTATGATTATGCCTTTACTCTAAATAGGCCCGTTATTTTTGTAAACACGCCTCCTAAGGTTAATAATCCTGATTACAATGAATTATCGATTCAGCCTTTTGAAGTTAGCGTCAGAGAGAAAATTGGCAAGGTCTTACAAATAGGAGAGTTTGAGAAGTTAAATGGACTTCTTGAGAATTTGAGATCTAATTATTTAACTTATCAAAAAAATATTAAAGACGTATTAGAGTCTAATGTATTCAATATAGGAAACAGCTCTGAAATAGGTGCAGAGGAAATTATCAAAATAAAAAGTTTATAA
- a CDS encoding CmcI family methyltransferase, which translates to MYSRSEFEEFLKQERQKMSEDKALANDAKTLIFNADKYHWIHQTKFLGEPCLQLPQDLFAIQEIIFKVKPDYIVEAGVAWGGSLLFYASVLEALGQGKVIGIDKYIPEDLKERLSSKGSLSKRIELYEMDSCEQDTRIFIHNKIPIDSRTILILDANHTKNSVLKELDLYSDLVTKDSYIICCSTVIEYKEEKNVNRSRPWGKNNNPLSALREFLNKNDRFLIDNYFDQKLLLSCNPHGYLRCIK; encoded by the coding sequence ATGTATTCTCGAAGTGAATTTGAAGAATTTTTAAAGCAAGAACGTCAAAAAATGTCAGAAGACAAAGCATTGGCGAATGATGCCAAAACATTGATTTTCAATGCAGACAAGTATCATTGGATTCATCAAACAAAATTCCTAGGTGAACCATGCCTACAGTTGCCGCAAGATTTATTTGCAATTCAAGAAATCATTTTCAAAGTTAAACCCGACTACATTGTGGAAGCTGGCGTTGCTTGGGGCGGGAGTTTATTATTTTATGCTTCTGTACTCGAAGCTCTCGGGCAAGGAAAAGTAATAGGGATAGATAAATACATTCCGGAAGACTTAAAGGAACGTCTGTCATCAAAGGGCTCTCTTTCAAAAAGAATTGAATTGTATGAGATGGATTCCTGCGAGCAAGACACTCGAATTTTTATTCATAATAAAATTCCTATAGACAGCAGAACTATTTTAATTTTAGATGCCAATCATACCAAAAACAGTGTTCTAAAGGAGCTTGATCTTTATTCTGACTTGGTCACAAAAGATTCTTATATCATCTGTTGCAGCACTGTTATTGAATACAAAGAAGAAAAAAATGTAAATAGATCAAGACCATGGGGGAAAAATAATAATCCTCTTTCTGCCCTTAGAGAATTTTTGAACAAAAACGATAGATTCTTAATCGATAATTATTTTGATCAAAAACTCTTACTTTCGTGTAATCCTCATGGTTATTTAAGGTGTATAAAATGA
- a CDS encoding formyltransferase family protein has product MKSCNILIFASKEIGLNLIQFLLKSYSDDYYDFVVMDPDAEKIQNYLRSRDIKFYSPKSYRETLIKSGKEYDWILNLWGGMIFKKEDLELAKNTLNVHPSFLPYGRGRDPVVWALKYGHPAGVTLHSISGGIDEGDIYVQQNVSYDFQDKGKKVYNEVVETCEALFKENWDGIRSGKITLKPQAQQNLLTKKRSDLLQDRIIDLDKSLPATELIKTILAHDFSPDYTAQLRLNGKTYRITLDIEEI; this is encoded by the coding sequence ATGAAAAGTTGTAACATATTAATATTTGCATCTAAAGAAATCGGATTGAATCTTATCCAGTTTCTCTTAAAATCTTACTCCGATGACTATTATGATTTTGTGGTCATGGATCCCGATGCCGAAAAAATTCAAAATTATTTACGCAGCAGAGATATAAAATTTTATTCTCCAAAGTCTTACAGAGAAACTTTGATTAAATCCGGAAAAGAATATGACTGGATCCTTAATCTCTGGGGAGGTATGATATTTAAGAAAGAAGACTTGGAACTAGCAAAAAATACCTTAAATGTTCACCCTAGCTTCCTACCCTATGGCCGAGGCCGTGATCCCGTTGTTTGGGCCTTAAAATATGGCCATCCTGCTGGCGTAACCCTGCACTCTATATCCGGCGGAATAGACGAGGGTGATATATATGTTCAGCAAAATGTATCGTATGATTTTCAAGACAAGGGTAAAAAAGTTTATAATGAAGTTGTAGAAACTTGCGAAGCATTGTTTAAGGAAAATTGGGATGGTATAAGAAGCGGAAAGATTACATTGAAACCTCAAGCTCAACAGAACTTACTTACTAAAAAGCGTTCGGACTTACTTCAAGATAGAATTATTGATTTAGATAAGAGTTTGCCTGCAACTGAGTTGATTAAAACTATTTTGGCCCATGATTTCTCGCCAGATTACACTGCGCAGTTGAGATTGAATGGAAAAACATATCGCATAACCCTGGATATTGAAGAAATATAA